Proteins from a single region of Carassius carassius chromosome 25, fCarCar2.1, whole genome shotgun sequence:
- the LOC132103974 gene encoding cyclin-dependent kinase 12-like isoform X2 gives MPGSDRLHGTKRKGESLYHHQLQAAGGGEGQPVHAGSGRHPTKTTSSVAFSKHKRNQSKHEAETGSACAAAAPPAAGAIKPLVEYDDISSDSDTFLDSPATGKPAEGRDAERLERSDYDEAGAKENRTHKHKRSRKKSKDPYSVRNSAEVAESSGGKKSSKDRDRANKESRKKAKEKTSSAACLASTSRRSGESGSKRSGDTLPSGVVQSAVSLGSSASSASSSISKESGRSSKSRKDKRRSEEYEEDRSHRKAAKSHKGKDPSRRLGADSPSTAELENSYSSKRSPYREPPRRSGQRSESPYRRRRSSSPEKDGSPYVSRKHSPGSPYGNRRSSSTSPVSRPSVRSRSRSPHYSSSRRSSSRSRTKKHSLYSGGASRGSSHSSRPGSRSPSSSRLPITSSLGAELTRKKKERQAAAAKNSSSLRPNTSNVSIAPVKNTEAPLPLETAPPPEPQRPPSPPPNTVAVEEPTVVPPPPLPLSSPPPLPLSSPPPLPANSPPPLPLSSPPPLPLNSPPPAPPPSAPATPAASRTKSPKQKHTQSPAQLIKTSTLPPLPLPPVLLGDCRDSPKKSVPFQKSSRKDREKEKEKEKEIRTRLLSELPLPPVLPGGDHSPPQSPARESPLLLQPTFKKRPKICCPRYGERKQTQIDWGKRCVDKFDIIGIIGEGTYGQVYKAKDKDTGELVALKKVRLDNEKEGFPITAIREIKILRQLNHRSVVNMKEIVTDKQDALDFKKDKGAFYLVFEYMDHDLMGLLESGLVSFSQEHVQSFMRQLMEGLDYCHKKNFLHRDIKCSNILLNNSGQIKLADFGLARLYNSEESRPYTNKVITLWYRPPELLLGEERYSPAIDVWSCGCILGELFTKKPIFQANQELLQLELISRLCGSPCPAAWPDVIKLPYFNTMRPKKQYRRRLREEFAFLPTFALDLLDHMLTLDPSRRCTAEQALASQFLCDVEPNRMSPPDLPHWQDCHELWSKKRRRQRQSRVPEDFPVAKVPRKEPAGPSGGENSRPLPSPPPPPSSAHPAPANITASELEGLGAAAEQLNQTELAVLLNLLQGQTGNLSIPQMAEYLRNSSSEASTSVLSRTPAALSTPEPDAAQQLELLSHLSTLIQSSSIPQPAELPQDDQAGLLTLLLEQLIKAPAPGAEQADESNGVRQDEDSAVVDPEATGSKSAKHTHDITSDVATTLLQLISQQASENRHPATDLCPGRGPSSPPSATSPPTSSYAPSPAADLPNAAPETQFTQDQDLRKK, from the exons ATGCCTGGATCAGACCGCCTGCATGGGACCAAGAGAAAGGGTGAATCGCTCTACCATCATCAGCTGCAGGCGGCTGGCGGCGGGGAAGGTCAGCCCGTGCACGCAGGCTCCGGGAGGCATCCCACCAAGACGACGAGCTCGGTCGCTTTTTCCAAGCACAAACGAAATCAGTCCAAACACGAGGCCGAAACCGGCTCCGCATGCGCTGCCGCCGCGCCTCCAGCAGCGGGCGCCATCAAGCCTCTGGTGGAGTACGACGACATCAGCTCCGACTCGGACACGTTTCTGGACTCCCCCGCCACCGGGAAACCGGCGGAGGGCAGGGACGCCGAACGCCTAGAGCGGTCGGACTACGATGAGGCAGGTGCGAAAGAGAACAGGACTCATAAACACAAGCGCTCCCGGAAGAAGTCCAAAGACCCATATTCGGTCAGGAATTCTGCGGAGGTGGCAGAAAGTAGCGGCGGTAAGAAGAGCAGTAAAGACCGGGACAGAGCGAATAAAGAGAGCCGGAAGAAGGCTAAGGAGAAGACTAGCTCAGCTGCGTGCCTTGCATCCACATCCAGACGTTCAGGTGAGTCAGGAAGCAAAAGGTCCGGCGACACTCTCCCATCAGGCGTGGTGCAGTCCGCTGTCAGTCTGGGCAGCAGCGCCTCCTCCGCCTCCTCCTCCATCAGCAAGGAAAGTGGCCGCTCGTCAAAATCTCGCAAAGACAAGCGGAGGAGCGAGGAGTATGAGGAGGACCGGAGCCATCGGAAGGCCGCCAAAAGCCACAAAGGGAAGGATCCGTCCAGGAGACTCGGAGCGGACAGTCCTTCCACTGCGGAACTCGAGAACAGCTATTCCTCCAAGCGCAGTCCGTACAGGGAGCCTCCCAGGCGGAGCGGACAGAGATCCGAGAGCCCCTATCGGAGGAGGAGGTCTTCAAGCCCCGAGAAGGATGGAAGTCCGTATGTGAGCAGAAAACACTCACCTGGCAGTCCTTACGGCAACCGACGCTCATCCAGCACTAGTCCAGTGTCCAG gcCTTCTGTTCGTTCTCGGAGCCGTTCTCCTCACTACTCCTCCTCTCGCCGCTCCTCTTCACGTTCTCGCACTAAGAAACATTCATTATATTCTGGAGGAGCCAGCAGAGGCTCCTCTCACAGCAGTCGACCAGGCAGCCGCTCCCCTTCATCTTCACGTTTACCGATCACCTCCAGCCTGGGGGCCGAGCTAACGCGAAAAAAGAAGGAACGTCAGGCGGCCGCCGCCAAAAACTCCTCCTCCCTCCGCCCCAACACTTCTAACGTCTCAATTGCGCCGGTGAAAAACACTGAGGCACCGCTGCCACTAGAGACGGCCCCACCCCCAGAGCCTCAAAGACCGCCCTCCCCACCTCCAAATACTGTTGCGGTGGAGGAGCCCACTGTGGTTCCTCCGCCACCTCTCCCATTATCCAGTCCACCTCCGCTGCCCCTCTCATCTCCTCCGCCTCTCCCGGCAaactctcctcctcctcttcctctctcatcCCCTCCACCTCTTCCTCTGAACAGCCCTCCACCTGCTCCTCCACCCTCAGCACCTGCTACGCCTGCTGCTTCTCGCACGAAAAGCCCCAAACAGAAACATACGCAAAGTCCCGCACAACTGATAAAGACCTCCACACTTCCACCTCTTCCCCTGCCGCCAGTTCTTCTGGGAGACTGCAGAGACAG tcCAAAAAAGAGCGTTCCTTTCCAGAAGTCATCACGAAAGGacagggagaaagagaaagaaaaggaaaaagaaatcagGACACGCCTTCTCAGTGAGTTGCCCCTCCCTCCAGTTCTTCCTGGAGGAGACCACTCCCCTCCACAGTCCCCTGCTCGAGAATCCCCACTGCTTCTGCAACCAACCTTCAAGAAGAGACCAAA GATTTGCTGTCCTAGATATGGAGAGAGGAAGCAGACTCAAATTGACTGGGGCAAGCGCTGTGTGGATAAGTTTGACATCATCGGCATCATTGGAGAAGGAACCTACGGTCAAGTGTACAAGGCAAAGGACAAAGACACAG GAGAGCTGGTGGCATTGAAGAAGGTGAGATTGGATAATGAAAAGGAGGGTTTCCCCATCACTGCCATCAGAGAGATCAAGATCCTGAGACAACTCAACCATCGCAGCGTCGTCAACATGAAAGAAATTGTCACAGATAAACAAGACGCACTTGACTTCAAAAAGGATAAAG GTGCATTTTACCTGGTGTTTGAGTACATGGACCATGACCTGATGGGGCTGCTGGAATCGGGGCTGGTGTCTTTCTCCCAAGAGCATGTGCAGAGCTTCATGCGTCAGCTGATGGAGGGATTAGATTATTGCCACAAAAAGAACTTTCTACACCGAGACATCAAGTGCTCCAACATCCTGCTAAATAACAG TGGTCAGATCAAACTTGCCGACTTCGGTTTGGCTCGTCTTTATAACTCTGAGGAAAG TCGGCCGTATACTAATAAGGTGATCACACTGTGGTACCGCCCTCCTGAGCTGCTACTGGGAGAGGAGAGATACTCACCTGCTATTGATGTCTGGAGTTGTGG GTGTATTTTGGGAGAACTCTTCACAAAGAAACCAATTTTCCAGGCCAACCAAGAGCTTCTGCAGCTTGAGCTGATCAG TCGTTTGTGTGGTAGTCCGTGTCCTGCTGCTTGGCCAGATGTGATAAAGCTGCCGTACTTTAATACCATGAGACCCAAGAAACAGTACAGACGACGCTTACGGGAGGAATTCGCTTT TCTGCCCACCTTTGCTCTCGACCTGCTGGACCACATGTTGACGCTGGACCCCTCGAGGCGCTGCACGGCCGAACAGGCCCTTGCGAGCCAGTTTCTGTGTGATGTGGAGCCCAACAGGATGTCACCACCTGA tttgcctCATTGGCAAGACTGTCATGAGCTCTGGAGCAAGAAGCGGCGGCGGCAGAGGCAAAGCAGAGTGCCCGAGGATTTCCCTGTTGCCAAAGTTCCCCGAAAGGAACCTGCAGGACCTTCAGGAGGGGAGAACAGCCGCCCACTGCCGAGCCCACCCCCACCACCCTCATCTGCCCATCCTGCACCGGCAAACATCACAGCCAGTGAGCTGGAAG GTTTGGGAGCCGCAGCAGAGCAGTTGAACCAGACCGAGCTGGCAGTGCTGCTGAACCTGCTGCAGGGTCAAACAGGCAATCTAAGCATCCCGCAGATGGCGGAGTATCTCCGCAACTCATCCTCTGAAGCCTCCACCTCAGTGCTCTCCAGAACACCCGCCGCCCTCTCCACCCCTGAACCGGACGCGGCACAGCAGCTCGAACTGCTTAGTCATCTCTCCACCTTAATCCAGTCCTCTAGCATCCCGCAGCCGGCAGAACTCCCGCAGGACGACCAGGCCGGCCTGCTCACGCTCCTATTGGAGCAGCTGATAAAGGCCCCAGCGCCGGGGGCGGAGCAGGCAGACGAAAGCAACGGAGTCCGGCAGGATGAGG ATTCTGCAGTAGTAGATCCAGAGGCAACAGGCTCAAAGTCTGCAAAACACACTCATGACATTACATCAGATGTAGCTACGACCCTGCTTCAGCTCATCTCCCAGCAGGCCTCGGAGAACAGACATCCTGCTACAGACCTGTGCCCTGGACGTGGACCCTCCTCTCCACCGAGCGCCACCTCACCACCGACTTCCTCTTACGCCCCCTCGCCTGCCGCGGACCTGCCAAACGCTGCTCCGGAAACTCAGTTCACCCAGGACCAAGACTTGCG GAAAAAGTGA
- the LOC132103974 gene encoding cyclin-dependent kinase 12-like isoform X1 → MPGSDRLHGTKRKGESLYHHQLQAAGGGEGQPVHAGSGRHPTKTTSSVAFSKHKRNQSKHEAETGSACAAAAPPAAGAIKPLVEYDDISSDSDTFLDSPATGKPAEGRDAERLERSDYDEAGAKENRTHKHKRSRKKSKDPYSVRNSAEVAESSGGKKSSKDRDRANKESRKKAKEKTSSAACLASTSRRSGESGSKRSGDTLPSGVVQSAVSLGSSASSASSSISKESGRSSKSRKDKRRSEEYEEDRSHRKAAKSHKGKDPSRRLGADSPSTAELENSYSSKRSPYREPPRRSGQRSESPYRRRRSSSPEKDGSPYVSRKHSPGSPYGNRRSSSTSPVSRPSVRSRSRSPHYSSSRRSSSRSRTKKHSLYSGGASRGSSHSSRPGSRSPSSSRLPITSSLGAELTRKKKERQAAAAKNSSSLRPNTSNVSIAPVKNTEAPLPLETAPPPEPQRPPSPPPNTVAVEEPTVVPPPPLPLSSPPPLPLSSPPPLPANSPPPLPLSSPPPLPLNSPPPAPPPSAPATPAASRTKSPKQKHTQSPAQLIKTSTLPPLPLPPVLLGDCRDSPKKSVPFQKSSRKDREKEKEKEKEIRTRLLSELPLPPVLPGGDHSPPQSPARESPLLLQPTFKKRPKICCPRYGERKQTQIDWGKRCVDKFDIIGIIGEGTYGQVYKAKDKDTGELVALKKVRLDNEKEGFPITAIREIKILRQLNHRSVVNMKEIVTDKQDALDFKKDKGAFYLVFEYMDHDLMGLLESGLVSFSQEHVQSFMRQLMEGLDYCHKKNFLHRDIKCSNILLNNSGQIKLADFGLARLYNSEESRPYTNKVITLWYRPPELLLGEERYSPAIDVWSCGCILGELFTKKPIFQANQELLQLELISRLCGSPCPAAWPDVIKLPYFNTMRPKKQYRRRLREEFAFLPTFALDLLDHMLTLDPSRRCTAEQALASQFLCDVEPNRMSPPDLPHWQDCHELWSKKRRRQRQSRVPEDFPVAKVPRKEPAGPSGGENSRPLPSPPPPPSSAHPAPANITASELEGLGAAAEQLNQTELAVLLNLLQGQTGNLSIPQMAEYLRNSSSEASTSVLSRTPAALSTPEPDAAQQLELLSHLSTLIQSSSIPQPAELPQDDQAGLLTLLLEQLIKAPAPGAEQADESNGVRQDEDSAVVDPEATGSKSAKHTHDITSDVATTLLQLISQQASENRHPATDLCPGRGPSSPPSATSPPTSSYAPSPAADLPNAAPETQFTQDQDLRYTLGGAAGPS, encoded by the exons ATGCCTGGATCAGACCGCCTGCATGGGACCAAGAGAAAGGGTGAATCGCTCTACCATCATCAGCTGCAGGCGGCTGGCGGCGGGGAAGGTCAGCCCGTGCACGCAGGCTCCGGGAGGCATCCCACCAAGACGACGAGCTCGGTCGCTTTTTCCAAGCACAAACGAAATCAGTCCAAACACGAGGCCGAAACCGGCTCCGCATGCGCTGCCGCCGCGCCTCCAGCAGCGGGCGCCATCAAGCCTCTGGTGGAGTACGACGACATCAGCTCCGACTCGGACACGTTTCTGGACTCCCCCGCCACCGGGAAACCGGCGGAGGGCAGGGACGCCGAACGCCTAGAGCGGTCGGACTACGATGAGGCAGGTGCGAAAGAGAACAGGACTCATAAACACAAGCGCTCCCGGAAGAAGTCCAAAGACCCATATTCGGTCAGGAATTCTGCGGAGGTGGCAGAAAGTAGCGGCGGTAAGAAGAGCAGTAAAGACCGGGACAGAGCGAATAAAGAGAGCCGGAAGAAGGCTAAGGAGAAGACTAGCTCAGCTGCGTGCCTTGCATCCACATCCAGACGTTCAGGTGAGTCAGGAAGCAAAAGGTCCGGCGACACTCTCCCATCAGGCGTGGTGCAGTCCGCTGTCAGTCTGGGCAGCAGCGCCTCCTCCGCCTCCTCCTCCATCAGCAAGGAAAGTGGCCGCTCGTCAAAATCTCGCAAAGACAAGCGGAGGAGCGAGGAGTATGAGGAGGACCGGAGCCATCGGAAGGCCGCCAAAAGCCACAAAGGGAAGGATCCGTCCAGGAGACTCGGAGCGGACAGTCCTTCCACTGCGGAACTCGAGAACAGCTATTCCTCCAAGCGCAGTCCGTACAGGGAGCCTCCCAGGCGGAGCGGACAGAGATCCGAGAGCCCCTATCGGAGGAGGAGGTCTTCAAGCCCCGAGAAGGATGGAAGTCCGTATGTGAGCAGAAAACACTCACCTGGCAGTCCTTACGGCAACCGACGCTCATCCAGCACTAGTCCAGTGTCCAG gcCTTCTGTTCGTTCTCGGAGCCGTTCTCCTCACTACTCCTCCTCTCGCCGCTCCTCTTCACGTTCTCGCACTAAGAAACATTCATTATATTCTGGAGGAGCCAGCAGAGGCTCCTCTCACAGCAGTCGACCAGGCAGCCGCTCCCCTTCATCTTCACGTTTACCGATCACCTCCAGCCTGGGGGCCGAGCTAACGCGAAAAAAGAAGGAACGTCAGGCGGCCGCCGCCAAAAACTCCTCCTCCCTCCGCCCCAACACTTCTAACGTCTCAATTGCGCCGGTGAAAAACACTGAGGCACCGCTGCCACTAGAGACGGCCCCACCCCCAGAGCCTCAAAGACCGCCCTCCCCACCTCCAAATACTGTTGCGGTGGAGGAGCCCACTGTGGTTCCTCCGCCACCTCTCCCATTATCCAGTCCACCTCCGCTGCCCCTCTCATCTCCTCCGCCTCTCCCGGCAaactctcctcctcctcttcctctctcatcCCCTCCACCTCTTCCTCTGAACAGCCCTCCACCTGCTCCTCCACCCTCAGCACCTGCTACGCCTGCTGCTTCTCGCACGAAAAGCCCCAAACAGAAACATACGCAAAGTCCCGCACAACTGATAAAGACCTCCACACTTCCACCTCTTCCCCTGCCGCCAGTTCTTCTGGGAGACTGCAGAGACAG tcCAAAAAAGAGCGTTCCTTTCCAGAAGTCATCACGAAAGGacagggagaaagagaaagaaaaggaaaaagaaatcagGACACGCCTTCTCAGTGAGTTGCCCCTCCCTCCAGTTCTTCCTGGAGGAGACCACTCCCCTCCACAGTCCCCTGCTCGAGAATCCCCACTGCTTCTGCAACCAACCTTCAAGAAGAGACCAAA GATTTGCTGTCCTAGATATGGAGAGAGGAAGCAGACTCAAATTGACTGGGGCAAGCGCTGTGTGGATAAGTTTGACATCATCGGCATCATTGGAGAAGGAACCTACGGTCAAGTGTACAAGGCAAAGGACAAAGACACAG GAGAGCTGGTGGCATTGAAGAAGGTGAGATTGGATAATGAAAAGGAGGGTTTCCCCATCACTGCCATCAGAGAGATCAAGATCCTGAGACAACTCAACCATCGCAGCGTCGTCAACATGAAAGAAATTGTCACAGATAAACAAGACGCACTTGACTTCAAAAAGGATAAAG GTGCATTTTACCTGGTGTTTGAGTACATGGACCATGACCTGATGGGGCTGCTGGAATCGGGGCTGGTGTCTTTCTCCCAAGAGCATGTGCAGAGCTTCATGCGTCAGCTGATGGAGGGATTAGATTATTGCCACAAAAAGAACTTTCTACACCGAGACATCAAGTGCTCCAACATCCTGCTAAATAACAG TGGTCAGATCAAACTTGCCGACTTCGGTTTGGCTCGTCTTTATAACTCTGAGGAAAG TCGGCCGTATACTAATAAGGTGATCACACTGTGGTACCGCCCTCCTGAGCTGCTACTGGGAGAGGAGAGATACTCACCTGCTATTGATGTCTGGAGTTGTGG GTGTATTTTGGGAGAACTCTTCACAAAGAAACCAATTTTCCAGGCCAACCAAGAGCTTCTGCAGCTTGAGCTGATCAG TCGTTTGTGTGGTAGTCCGTGTCCTGCTGCTTGGCCAGATGTGATAAAGCTGCCGTACTTTAATACCATGAGACCCAAGAAACAGTACAGACGACGCTTACGGGAGGAATTCGCTTT TCTGCCCACCTTTGCTCTCGACCTGCTGGACCACATGTTGACGCTGGACCCCTCGAGGCGCTGCACGGCCGAACAGGCCCTTGCGAGCCAGTTTCTGTGTGATGTGGAGCCCAACAGGATGTCACCACCTGA tttgcctCATTGGCAAGACTGTCATGAGCTCTGGAGCAAGAAGCGGCGGCGGCAGAGGCAAAGCAGAGTGCCCGAGGATTTCCCTGTTGCCAAAGTTCCCCGAAAGGAACCTGCAGGACCTTCAGGAGGGGAGAACAGCCGCCCACTGCCGAGCCCACCCCCACCACCCTCATCTGCCCATCCTGCACCGGCAAACATCACAGCCAGTGAGCTGGAAG GTTTGGGAGCCGCAGCAGAGCAGTTGAACCAGACCGAGCTGGCAGTGCTGCTGAACCTGCTGCAGGGTCAAACAGGCAATCTAAGCATCCCGCAGATGGCGGAGTATCTCCGCAACTCATCCTCTGAAGCCTCCACCTCAGTGCTCTCCAGAACACCCGCCGCCCTCTCCACCCCTGAACCGGACGCGGCACAGCAGCTCGAACTGCTTAGTCATCTCTCCACCTTAATCCAGTCCTCTAGCATCCCGCAGCCGGCAGAACTCCCGCAGGACGACCAGGCCGGCCTGCTCACGCTCCTATTGGAGCAGCTGATAAAGGCCCCAGCGCCGGGGGCGGAGCAGGCAGACGAAAGCAACGGAGTCCGGCAGGATGAGG ATTCTGCAGTAGTAGATCCAGAGGCAACAGGCTCAAAGTCTGCAAAACACACTCATGACATTACATCAGATGTAGCTACGACCCTGCTTCAGCTCATCTCCCAGCAGGCCTCGGAGAACAGACATCCTGCTACAGACCTGTGCCCTGGACGTGGACCCTCCTCTCCACCGAGCGCCACCTCACCACCGACTTCCTCTTACGCCCCCTCGCCTGCCGCGGACCTGCCAAACGCTGCTCCGGAAACTCAGTTCACCCAGGACCAAGACTTGCGGTACACCCTGGGAGGAGCCGCCGGCCCTTCCTGA